A portion of the Chaetodon trifascialis isolate fChaTrf1 chromosome 7, fChaTrf1.hap1, whole genome shotgun sequence genome contains these proteins:
- the LOC139333502 gene encoding G-protein coupled receptor 20-like, which translates to MNFSSTESWLFINTSFSALPVVASPNSTSGGGGYLLAHLDEGLYNDFYGLWIALMVINSLIFLVGMVLNIVALYVFCFRTKQKTTSVTYTINLAVTDLLVNLSLPTRILLYYSGGTCVTCSYLHTFSYFVNMYCSILFLTCICVDRYLAIVQVEASRRWRNSSVAKCVCVSVWLFAIVVTYSFLSSAFQHPALSKLLFLTITEFFLPLIIIVVFTLRIMWALIDRRLMQQSRERRRRAVQLLSTVLIIFTVCFTPFHIREVVVYFYPDMPHHLIVYHLTVTLSSLNSCMDPVVYCFVTNNFQATMRNIFRRAEHEQSSGDIISMQHSSKASGGSATVIANNVIMMTKIPTSQQSDKKDGTVPVLSLSHSNWRRASVFRNLPVIVTSLHWVELFCIIANVTGP; encoded by the exons ATGAACTTCAGCAGCACTGAGTCCTGGCTTTTTATCAACACGTCATTCTCCGCCCTGCCTGTAGTAGCCAGTCCCAATAGCACAAGTGGCGGGGGAGGATATCTTCTGGCTCATTTAGATGAGGGGCTCTACAATGACTTCTATGGCCTTTGGATTGCACTGATGGTCATAAACTCGCTCATATTCCTG GTGGGCATGGTGCTCAACATAGTTGCACTTTACGTGTTCTGCTTCCGCACCAAGCAAAAGACCACATCAGTCACCTACACCATCAACTTGGCAGTGACGGACCTCTTGGTGAATCTCTCTCTGCCGACCCGCATCCTGCTCTACTACAGCGGAGGAACTTGTGTCACCTGCTCATACCTGCACACCTTCAGCTACTTTGTCAACATGTACTGCAGCATCTTGTTTCTGACCTGCATATGTGTTGACCGTTATCTTGCCATCGTGCAG GTTGAAGCCTCCCGTCGGTGGAGGAACTCCAGTGTggccaaatgtgtgtgtgtctctgtctggcTGTTTGCCATCGTGGTCACCtactccttcctttcctctgctttccaGCACCCAGCCCTCTCAAAGCTCCTCTTTCTCACCATCACTGAGTTCTTTCTTCCCCTCATCATCATCGTGGTCTTTACATTGCGGATCATGTGGGCACTAATCGACCGCCGCCTGATGCAGCAGAGCAG GGAGAGGCGGAGGAGGGCTGTCCAGCTGCTGAGCACAGTGCTGATCATCTTCACTGTCTGCTTCACACCCTTCCACATCAGAGAG GTGGTGGTGTACTTCTACCCCGATATGCCTCATCATTTGATAGTCTACCACCTGACTGTCACTCTCAGCAGTTTGAATAGCTGTATGGATCCTGTCGTCTACTGCTTTGTTACAAATAATTTCCAG GCCACTATGAGAAATATTTTCCGTCGTGCAGAGCATGAGCAGAGTAgcggtgacatcatcagcatgCAGCACAGCTCCAAGGCCTCAGGAGGGTCGGCCACTGTCATCGCTAATAATGTGATCATGATGACCAAGATTCCCACTTCACAGCAGAGCGACAAAAA AGATGGGACTGTCCCAGTCCTGTCCCTGTCCCACTCTAACTGGAGGAGGGCCAGTGTCTTCAGGAACCTTCCTGTCATTGTCACAAGTCTCCACTGGGTGGAGCTGTTTTGCATCATTGCTAACGTCACTGGTCCATAA
- the slc6a19b gene encoding solute carrier family 6 member 19b — MKLKFPNPGLEDRILSHQQLDQLEKEEAGDRPKWDNKVQYMLTCVGFCVGLGNVWRFPYLCQSHGGGAFMIPFLILLVLEGIPLLHLEFAIGQRLRRGSFGVWATINPYLTGIGIASMLVSLTISLYYNTIIAWILWYFFNSFQEPLPWSQCPMNANFTGVVSECERSSPVDYFWYRETLNTTPTIEEDGGLQWWTVLCHICAWSMLYICIIRGIETTGKAVYVTSTLPYVVLTIFLIRGLTLKGSLNGLKFLFTPDLAELAKPSTWLDAGAQVFYSFSLAFGGLISFSSYNSVHNNCEQDAVIISVINGITSVYAAIVIYTIIGFRATEKFESCVSGNILTLINAFELAEGSVTDSNYNQTVQRLNETYPDVIQELDLKTCNLDTFLSEGVEGTGLAFIVFTEAVTKMPVSPVWAVLFFTMLFCLGLSSMFGNIEGVLVPLQDLRVFPKSWPKEAVTGVTCTLCCLVGLIFVQGSGNYWLSLFDTYGGSIPLLVVAFSEMVSVVYIYGIDRFNDDIKFMIGHKPNFFWQVTWRVISPLIMLFILVFYFITKASENIFYKAWDPEMEKFPTLEEKTYPVWIYAVIFVLAGIPSIAVPLVAVWKCLKTKKRDKSHLCNISHDTQMNNENIKSPL, encoded by the exons ATGAAGTTAAAATTCCCCAATCCAGGCCTGGAGGACAGAATATTGTCCCATCAGCAGCTGGACCAGCTGGAGAAGGAAGAGGCTGGAGACAGACCGAAATGGGACAACAAGGTCCAGTACATGCTGACCTGTGTGGGGTTTTGTGTGGGACTTGGAAATGTCTGGCGGTTCCCTTATCTGTGTCAGAGTCATGGAGGAG gtgCATTTATGATACCATTTCTGATCCTGCTGGTTCTTGAAGGAATCCCACTGCTACATCTTGAATTCGCCATTGGTCAACGTTTAAGAAGAGGCAGTTTTGGAGTGTGGGCTACAATTAATCCTTATTTGACAGGCATTG GTATTGCGTCCATGCTTGTATCTCTGACAATCAGCCTCTACTACAACACCATCATTGCCTGGATTCTGTGGTACTTCTTCAACTCATTTCAAGAGCCTCTGCCTTGGAGTCAATGTCCCATGAATGCCAATTTTACAG GTGTTGTCTCAGAGTGTGAGAGGAGCTCCCCTGTGGATTATTTCTGGTACAGGGAGACCTTGAACACAACTCCAACGATTGAAGAGGATGGCGGTCTGCAGTGGTGGACAGTGTTATGTCACATTTGTGCATGGTCTATGCTCTATATCTGCATCATTCGTGGCATTGAGACAACTGGGAAG GCTGTGTATGTGACTTCAACCCTCCCCTATGTGGTGCTGACCATATTTCTGATTAGAGGATTGACCCTGAAGGGTTCTCTGAATGGACTGAAGTTTCTCTTCACGCCAGAC TTAGCAGAGCTTGCTAAGCCATCAACATGGCTTGATGCGGGTGCTCAAGTTTTCTATTCATTCTCTCTGGCTTTTGGTGGACTTATTTCCTTCTCCAGCTACAACTCAGTGCA TAACAACTGTGAACAGGATGCAGTGATCATCTCTGTCATCAATGGCATCACCTCTGTCTACGCTGCGATCGTCATTTACACCATTATTGGCTTCAGAGCAACAGAGAAGTTTGAAAGCTGTGTTTCTGG AAACATCCTAACATTAATAAATGCGTTTGAGCTCGCTGAGGGCAGCGTCACTGACAGCAACTACAATCAGACTGTTCAGCGTCTTAATGAAACATACCCCGATGTTATTCAAGAGCTGGATCTAAAGACCTGCAACTTAGATACTTTTCTCAGTGAG GGAGTCGAAGGAACTGGTTTAGCCTTCATTGTGTTCACCGAGGCTGTCACCAAGATGCCCGTCTCACCAGTGTGGGCTGTCCTTTTCTTCACAATGCTCTTCTGTCTGGGCCTGTCTTCTATGTTTGGTAACATCGAGGGCGTTCTAGTACCACTGCAAGACCTCAGAGTTTTCCCTAAGTCATGGCCAAAAGAGGCTGTCACTG GTGTAACATGTACGCTCTGCTGTCTGGTGGGTCTGATATTTGTCCAAGGCTCTGGGAACTATTGGCTTTCACTCTTTGACACCTATGGAGGATCCATCCCTCTGCTAGTTGTCGCGTTCAGTGAGATGGTCTCAGTGGTGTACATATATGGGATAGACAG GTTCAATGACGATATTAAGTTCATGATCGGACACAAACCAAACTTCTTCTGGCAGGTGACATGGCGAGTCATCAGCCCGCTTATTATGCTTTTCATCTTGGTCTTTTACTTCATCACTAAAGCttctgaaaacatcttttaCAAAGCCTGGGATCCTGAAATG GAGAAATTCCCTACACTGGAGGAAAAGACATATCCAGTCTGGATCTATGCGGTCATCTTTGTATTGGCAGGGATACCCAGTATTGCTGTACCTTTAGTTGCCGTCTGGAAATGTTTAAAGACGAAGAAGAGGGACAAGTCTCATCTCTGTAATATATCTCACGACACTCAAATGAACAATGAGAACATAAAATCCCCTCTCTAA
- the LOC139333586 gene encoding sodium-dependent neutral amino acid transporter B(0)AT3-like has translation MDTEAENAEQMQDEGPKEIIERPQFDSKIQYLLTCIGFAVGLGNVWRFPYLCQVYGGGAFLIPYAIALVLEGLPMLYMELAIGQRLRMGSVGVWNSISPYLGGVGVGSMLVSFLVSQFYNMILAWILWYFFNSFQNPLPWRNCPVNVNHTAYVSECEKSSPVNYFWYRETLNITANISTSGSVQWWLVLCLASAWCIVYICFIRGIETIAKAIYVTVTFPYLVLTIFLVRALTLSGASDGLIYLFTPNWETLKSPDVWLDAATQIFFSLGLAFGGFIAYSSYNAQKNNCERDALIVGLVNSFTSIYASIPIFSIVGFKANENYNNCRNWNILTLTNAFSIGDENITLQNYDDWFSYLNHTDPEEVKSLNLKTCDLQTFLDQSASGTGLAFIVFTEAVINMPGSQLWAVLFFVMLFSLGLSSMFGNLQGVFTPLMDLHVIPPWIPKEIFTGFICIISFIVSLIFTLGSGNYWLEIFNNYVGSIPLLIIAFFEIIGVVYIYGINRFSDDIEWMSGRRPNIYWQVTWRFISPVMLLLIFVAYVVVAAEKRPTYNAWNPDYALFPLAEVQYYPDWAYAVCVLLSLLPIISIPIVALYKFTGFLKKYFMNRHNQNPYEHEM, from the exons ATGGATACAGAAGCTGAAAATGCTGAGCAGATGCAGGATGAGGGACCTAAAGAGATCATTGAAAGACCACAATTCGACAGTAAAATTCAGTATTTGCTAACCTGCATAGGTTTTGCTGTGGGACTTGGTAATGTGTGGAGATTTCCATATTTGTGTCAAGTCTACGGTGGAG GTGCTTTCCTGATTCCTTACGCCATTGCCTTGGTGCTTGAGGGACTTCCTATGCTGTACATGGAACTGGCCATCGGACAACGGCTCCGCATGGGAAGTGTTGGCGTCTGGAATTCGATCTCCCCATATCTGGGAGGTGTAG gtgtgggTTCCATGCTCGTATCCTTCTTAGTTTCTCAGTTCTACAACATGATCTTGGCCTGGATCCTCTGGTACTTCTTCAACTCCTTTCAAAATCCACTTCCCTGGAGAAACTGTCCAGTAAATGTAAATCATACTG CCTATGTAAGCGAATGTGAAAAGAGCTCACCGGTGAACTATTTTTGGTATCGTGAAACACTGAACATAACAGCAAACATCTCGACTAGTGGTTCTGTTCAGTGGTGGCTTGTGCTGTGTCTTGCATCTGCTTGGTGCATTGTCTACATCTGCTTCATACGTGGAATTGAGACTATTGCCAAG GCTATTTATGTCACAGTCACCTTCCCATATCTTGTTTTGACCATCTTCTTGGTCAGAGCCTTGACTCTGTCTGGGGCTTCTGATGGCTTAATATATCTTTTCACGCCAAAT TGGGAAACCCTGAAGAGTCCTGACGTTTGGTTGGATGCTGCTACTCAGATCTTTTTCTCTTTAGGTTTGGCCTTTGGGGGATTTATTGCTTATTCCAGTTATAATGCTCAGAA gAATAATTGCGAGAGAGATGCCCTGATTGTTGGACTTGTGAACAGTTTTACTTCAATATATGCATCAATTCCTATTTTTTCCATAGTGGGATTTAAAGCAAACGAAAACTATAATAACTGCAGAAACTG GAACATATTAACGTTGACAAATGCATTCAGCATTGGGGATGAAAACATAACTCTTCAGAACTACGATGACTGGTTCAGCTATCTCAACCACACTGATCCCGAAGAGGTCAAAAGCCTCAATCTAAAGACTTGTGATCTGCAGACTTTCCTGGATCAG AGCGCCTCTGGAACTGGTCTGGCCTTCATCGTGTTTACTGAGGCAGTGATAAATATGCCAGGCTCTCAGTTGTGGGCAGTGCTCTTCTTTGTCATGCTCTTCAGCCTGGGCCTGTCCTCCATGTTTGGGAATCTACAGGGAGTCTTCACTCCTCTGATGGACCTGCATGTTATTCCACCCTGGATTCCTAAAGAAATTTTCACAG GGTTCATTTGCatcatttcttttattgtgtcCCTCATCTTTACTTTGGGCTCTGGAAACTATTGGCTGGAGATTTTCAACAACTACGTGGGATCCATCCCTCTGCTCATCATAGCATTCTTCGAAATCATCGGTGTTGTATACATCTATGGAATAAACAG GTTTAGCGACGATATTGAATGGATGTCAGGTCGGAGACCAAATATCTACTGGCAGGTCACTTGGCGCTTCATCAGTCCTGTCATGCTCCTGCTGATTTTTGTGGCCTATGTCGTAGTCGCGGCCGAAAAACGACCAACGTATAACGCCTGGAACCCAGATTAC GCACTCTTCCCTCTTGCTGAAGTTCAGTACTATCCTGACTGGGCTTATGCTGTCTGTgttctcctgtctctccttcctATCATCTCCATTCCTATTGTGGCTCTCTACAAATTCACTGGCTTCCTAAAGAAATACTTCATGAACAGGCACAACCAAAATCCATATGAGcatgaaatgtaa
- the LOC139333587 gene encoding ferroportin has translation MSQRADASQCGGVVVEFESDDIRNARAKKARSMPGSALIYLKGPKFLIYVSGALSMWGDRMWHFAISVFLIELYGRNLLLTAVFGLVVAGSVLLLGALIGDWVDRNPRNKVAHASLFIQNISVTVCSIVLMLVFLYKQRIEQIWDGWLTVVCYTVVIILADVANLASTALTIAIQRDWIVVITGYNRGHLAGMNATMRRIDQVTNILAPLAVGQVMTLASNVVGCGFILGWNLVSLIVEFFFLSRVYRIVPALSIKPPVEEEDQVYLQRMERRRSQDEGNVAQPQPLTEGNCNTSLHLKEITDLPLCFRRFRWLVSTCKDGWRAYYRQPVFLAGMGLAFLYTTVLGFDCITTGYAYTQGISGSLLSLLMGVSAITGLMGTVMFTRLRKTYGLVNTGIISSCLHLGCLLLCVCSVFAPGSPMDLSLLMPYITSNSSAELGGMTSQREKHTYPLRGGSNQPLLPDRSSIHWTNNTVLFDNVPSGTAPESYISIILLFLGVITARIGLWSFDLTVTQLLQENICESERGVVNGVQSSMNYLMDLLHFIMVISAPQPQHFGILVIISVLFITTGHTMYFLYAHKTKRKRRLNT, from the exons ATGTCCCAGCGAGCAGATGCCTCCCAGTGTGGTGGGGTTGTGGTCGAATTTGAGTCCGACGACATCAGGAATGCCAGAGCTAAAAAGGCTAGGAGCATGCCAG GCTCAGCTCTTATCTACCTCAAGGGCCCCAAGTTTCTCATCTATGTGAGTGGAGCATTGTCAATGTGG GGTGACCGCATGTGGCATTTTGCAATCTCTGTGTTCCTGATTGAGCTGTATGGCCGTAACCTGCTGTTGACTGCCGTGTTTGGATTGGTAGTGGCTGGGTCAGTGCTCCTACTTGGGGCTTTGATTGGAGACTGGGTTGACCGCAATCCCAGGAATAAAG TTGCACATGCATCTCTTTTCATTCAGAACATCTCAGTGACAGTATGTAGCATTGTGCTCATGTTGGTGTTCTTATATAAGCAAAGGATTGAACAGATCTGGGATGGATGGCTCACT GTGGTTTGTTATACGGTGGTGATCATCCTGGCAGATGTGGCAAACCTTGCAAGCACAGCACTGACCATTGCCATTCAGAGGGACTGGATAGTGGTTATCACAGGCTACAACCGAGGTCACCTAGCTG GAATGAATGCGACCATGAGGCGGATAGATCAGGTGACTAACATCCTGGCCCCACTAGCAGTGGGACAGGTCATGACCCTGGCCTCAAATGTAGTTGGCTGTGGCTTCATCCTGGGCTGGAACCTTGTGTCTCTCATTGTGgagttcttcttcttgtcacGCGTGTACCGCATTGTCCCCGCTCTTTCAATCAAACCaccggtggaggaggaggatcaggTGTATctgcagaggatggagaggagaaggtcACAAG ATGAAGGTAATGTTGCACAACCTCAACCTCTGACAGAAGGTAACTGCAACACAAGCCTGCACCTCAAAGAAATCACCGACCTGCCGCTGTGTTTCCGGAGGTTTCGTTGGCTGGTGAGCACCTGTAAGGACGGCTGGAGGGCCTACTATCGCCAGCCCGTCTTCCTGGCTGGAATGGGTCTGGCTTTCCTCTACACCACAGTCCTGGGCTTTGACTGCATCACCACTGGCTATGCTTATACTCAGGGCATAAGCGGGTCTCTCCTTAGTCTGCTGATGGGTGTATCAGCTATCACGGGGCTGATGGGCACGGTGATGTTCACCAGACTCAGGAAGACCTATGGCCTAGTTAACACAGGCATCATCTCAAGCTGCCTCCACCTGGGTTgcttgctgctgtgtgtgtgctctgtgtttgcCCCTGGCAGCCCTATGGATCTTAGCTTGCTGATGCCCTATATTACCTCCAACTCCTCTGCTGAGCTTGGAGGGATGACAAGCCAAAGGGAAAAACACACTTACCCTCTGAGGGGAGGCAGCAATCAGCCACTGCTACCAGACCGCTCCTCTATCCACTGGACCAACAACACTGTGCTTTTTGACAATGTGCCCTCTGGCACAGCGCCAGAGTCCTACATCTCCATTATCTTGCTATTCTTGGGTGTCATCACAGCACGCATTG GTCTCTGGTCCTTTGACCTGACAGTGactcagctcctgcaggagaaCATCTGCGAGTCAGAGAGGGGTGTGGTAAACGGGGTGCAGAGCTCGATGAATTACCTGATGGATCTGCTTCACTTCATCATGGTGATCTCCGCTCCACAGCCACAGCACTTTGGCATCCTAGTTATCATTTCTGTATTATTCATCACCACTGGGCACACTATGTACTTCTTGTACGCACACAAAACCAAGAGAAAACGCCGCCTCAACACATAA